The Candidatus Thiothrix anitrata genome includes the window CTATCCTGTTTTTCCTGTTCTGGGAACTGACGCTGTTACCGTTGTTCTTCCTGATCAGCTTGTGGGGCAATGGTGCCAACCGGCGTTATGCAGGGGTGAAATACAGCCTGTTCATGCTGGCAGGGGGCTTGCCGCTGCTGATCGGCTTTGTGGTGCTGGCAATGCATAACCCCGGCGGCATGAGCTTTTCCTATATCGACTTGCTGCAAGGAAGCCGTGATTACGGGGTGCAGGTGACGGTGTTTTTCCTGCTGCTGCTGGGGTTTGGGGTGAAAATTCCGCTGTTCCCGCTGCATACCTGGCTGCCGTTGGTGGCACAGGAAGGTCCTGCAACTACCGTGGCATTGCTGACCGGCTTGAAAGTGGGCGCGTATGGTTTGCTGCGCTTTGCCTTGCCTCTTGCACCGGATGCCGCACGCGAATTCCAATGGGTGTTGGTGGGCTTGGGGATGATCGGCGTGCTGTATGGCGCAGTCGCGGCATTGAGCCAAACCAGTTTGCGGCGGATGCTGGCGTTTTCCTCACTCAGCCACGTGGGGCTGGTGGTGCTGGGGATTGCGGCGTTCAGTGTGCAAGGGGTGCAAGGGGCAGTGTTTCAGTTGCTGAATTTCACCCTGGTCGCGGGTGGTCTGTTTCTGATTACCGGCTTTTTGCATCAGCGCACCGGCTCGACCGAAGTATTGAGCTTGGGCGGGGTGGCGAAATCCATGCCCTTGCTGGCATCGCTGTTCTTCTTCCTCGGTCTGGCGGGGATCGGGATGCCTGCCACCAGCGGCTTTCCGGCTGAATTCCTGCTGATTGTCAGCGTGTTGGAAACCCATACCGGCGCGGGTCTGGTGGTGCTGTTTGTGGTGGTGCTGGGGGCGGCGTATTTCCTCAATTTCTTCCGCAAGGCATTTTTAGGGGAAACGCGCCACGACATTATCCGCGATGCACCGGATTTGAAACCGCGTGAACTGGCAGTGTTGCTGGTGCTGGTCTTGGTGGTGCTGGTGTTCGGGTTCTATCCGCAAGCGATTTTGGATGTGACGGAAACCAGCAGCCAGTATTGGGTGAGTTTGATGTTGCCCTGAGTTTGCTATACTGAGCCGTCGACATCAAAGCATGTGAGGAACCTTTCCAGCTTAACAATGCTCCTGATTTCATTGGTTGAATATAGCAACCTGATGTTACCGGTGCTACCATCGTTCACATGAAAATTATTCTGGATACCAACATTTTCCTCGGTGCGTGCATCGGTCAAGGCAGTGCAAATAAGCTGGTCATGCGTTGCTTGCAAGGTGATTTTGTGCCTCTTATGGGGGCAGCGTTGCTGGCAGAATATGAAGATATTTTAGGGCGTGAACATTTGTTTGGTAATGCTCGCTTGAGTCAGGCAGAGCGCGAAGAGTTGTTGGACATCTTTTTGGATCACTGCCAATGGACACGCATTTACTATGCTTGGCGACCTAATTTACGTGATGAGGGCGACAATCATTTGGTTGAATTAGCAGTTGCTGGGAATGCACGGTATCTGGTGACTTACAATTTGAGGGATTTCAAGAATATGGAATTGAAGTTTCCTGAAATTCGTATCTGTTCGCCTGAGCAATTTTTTGAAGAGGTGAAAGTATGAGCGCAATTACTTTACGTTTGCCCGATGATAAACACCAACGCCTAAAAATACTGGCTGAGCAGCGTGGTACAAGTATCAACCAACTGCTGAACGAAATGGCTACACTGTTGCTGGCAGATTTTGATGCAGAAACTCGCTTTCGGCTACGGGCAGAACGCGGACGTGGCAAGACTGAGCACGGGCTAGAATTGCTGCGCAAAGCGATGGGGTAGCAATATGAAAAATTTTTATTATTTTACAACAGCCAGCATTTTAGTATTTATTTCTGGATGCAGTGTGTCGCCCGGAGAAATGAAATCAACAGGTTCTTTGATTCTTGCTGTGATAGTTTTTCTAGCAATACCAGGTTTCGCTGTTGTATACATACTCGACTGGATAAGCAGAAAGCACAAAGAATGGGATAACGTGATAGGTTTTCATGCTGTAATGTGGGGAGTCGCTATAATTATTGCGGTAATGGCATTAATTGCCAAGGAAATGGGATTTCTGCATTAAACTCATTCCGGCAACCGCTGCACATTATCCACCACGGTAACGCGCTTGCCGAAAATATCCCGCACATAGTCGGATCAAGGCTAATGCAACGCCCTTCTCGTCGAGTGCCGTCATCGCAGTGTTTGGTATCCCCTCCCGTCTCCGCTATACTTGACAGCAGAATTTCACACAAGGAACGGAGCATTTCCCGTGTTGCAACGCCTGTACGCCCACAATTATAAATGCCTAGAGAACTTCGAGATGGTCACTAGGGATTTATCATCCGCACTGCTGATCGGAAAAAATGGTGTTGGAAAATCAACTATCCGCTCCGTTCTGGAGATTTTCCAGAAGATAGGGCGCGGTCAGAACAGAGTGAGGGAGTTGGTCGGCGCAAAAGATTTTGCCCACGGAAAAAAAGACACCCCCATCAGGCTTGAGCTGGAAGTGTTGCTTGATGAAAAAATCTACCATTACACCCTTGCTTTTGAATTGCCGCAGAACTTTAAAGAATTCCGTATCTTTGAGGAAAAGTTGGCGGTTGATGGCAATGCCATTTATGCCAGAAAAGAAGCCAAAGTCACCCTCTATGCGGGGTCACGCAACAAAGAAGCCCAGTTTCTGGTTGATTGGCATCTAGTTGCCTTACCTGTCATTCAGGAGCAGTCAACCGCTGACCCCATCCATATCTTCAAAAACTGGCTAAGCAATATGGTGATATTGTCCCCCATCCCCATGCTAATGAATGGCACATCGGCGGGTGAGACATTGGAGCCTGAACTGACAGGCGTAAATTTCGGGGAATGGTTTTCAGGCGTGTTGTCGAGTTACCCGGCAGCCTACACCACTGCTTATGAATACCTGAAAGATGTCATGCCTGACATACAAGACATCCAGAACAAACTGATTGGCGAAGATGCCAAAAGCATGGTCATCCAATTCAAAGCAAACAACACCAGCATTAAAGTCAGTTTTCGGGATTTGTCGGATGGTGAGAAATGCTTCTTTATTTGCGCCCTGATCCTAGCAGCCAACAAATCCTACGGGCCGATTTTCTGCTTTTGGGATGAGCCAGACAATTACATTTCCTTGTCTGAAGTTGGTCATTTTATTGGAACATTACGTTCCTCATTCCAAGGTGGTAGCCAAATTCTGGTAACATCACATAATCCAGAAGCTATTCGTCGCTTTTCCAATGA containing:
- a CDS encoding toxin-antitoxin system HicB family antitoxin, which codes for MSAITLRLPDDKHQRLKILAEQRGTSINQLLNEMATLLLADFDAETRFRLRAERGRGKTEHGLELLRKAMG
- a CDS encoding AAA family ATPase, giving the protein MLQRLYAHNYKCLENFEMVTRDLSSALLIGKNGVGKSTIRSVLEIFQKIGRGQNRVRELVGAKDFAHGKKDTPIRLELEVLLDEKIYHYTLAFELPQNFKEFRIFEEKLAVDGNAIYARKEAKVTLYAGSRNKEAQFLVDWHLVALPVIQEQSTADPIHIFKNWLSNMVILSPIPMLMNGTSAGETLEPELTGVNFGEWFSGVLSSYPAAYTTAYEYLKDVMPDIQDIQNKLIGEDAKSMVIQFKANNTSIKVSFRDLSDGEKCFFICALILAANKSYGPIFCFWDEPDNYISLSEVGHFIGTLRSSFQGGSQILVTSHNPEAIRRFSNENTFVLDRKSHLEPTRIKLLDEIPVQGDLIDSLICGDVVI
- a CDS encoding complex I subunit 4 family protein gives rise to the protein MAILTSVEFPLLSLLLLLLPLGAVLTAVFPGREARWAALTTAVLALLVTLVIVGQFDTQQVGFQLVEKTPWMADLGIHYLLGVDGLSILFLPFTALLFIAVILASWNAIRTLPRLYFALLLVLECTIMGIFTALDTILFFLFWELTLLPLFFLISLWGNGANRRYAGVKYSLFMLAGGLPLLIGFVVLAMHNPGGMSFSYIDLLQGSRDYGVQVTVFFLLLLGFGVKIPLFPLHTWLPLVAQEGPATTVALLTGLKVGAYGLLRFALPLAPDAAREFQWVLVGLGMIGVLYGAVAALSQTSLRRMLAFSSLSHVGLVVLGIAAFSVQGVQGAVFQLLNFTLVAGGLFLITGFLHQRTGSTEVLSLGGVAKSMPLLASLFFFLGLAGIGMPATSGFPAEFLLIVSVLETHTGAGLVVLFVVVLGAAYFLNFFRKAFLGETRHDIIRDAPDLKPRELAVLLVLVLVVLVFGFYPQAILDVTETSSQYWVSLMLP
- a CDS encoding putative toxin-antitoxin system toxin component, PIN family, which translates into the protein MKIILDTNIFLGACIGQGSANKLVMRCLQGDFVPLMGAALLAEYEDILGREHLFGNARLSQAEREELLDIFLDHCQWTRIYYAWRPNLRDEGDNHLVELAVAGNARYLVTYNLRDFKNMELKFPEIRICSPEQFFEEVKV